The Molothrus ater isolate BHLD 08-10-18 breed brown headed cowbird chromosome 1, BPBGC_Mater_1.1, whole genome shotgun sequence genome includes a window with the following:
- the LOC118700058 gene encoding potassium voltage-gated channel subfamily V member 1-like, whose translation MNQPTDSISYLSGLRSLGMTIAQCYEEVGLLLLFLSVGISIFSTVEYFVEQGVPGTTFTSVPGAWWWATTSMTTVGYGDIRPDTTIGKVVAFMCILSGILVLALPIAIINDRFSACYFTLKIKEAALRQREALKKLMKNSSSDSNINVNLRDIYARSVMDMLRLKSRERASTRSSGADEFWF comes from the coding sequence ATGAATCAACCTACTGACAGCATTTCTTATCTTTCAGGCTTGCGGTCCCTTGGGATGACTATTGCTCAGTGCTATGAGGAGGTTGgccttctgcttcttttcctctctgtaggAATCTCTATATTTTCCACTGTGGAGTACTTTGTTGAACAAGGTGTGCCAGGCACAACTTTCACAAGTGTACCTGGTGCTTGGTGGTGGGCAACAACTTCCATGACAACAGTTGGTTATGGTGACATTAGACCAGACACTACCATTGGTAAGGTAGTAGCCTTTATGTGTATACTATCAGGAATACTGGTTTTGGCTTTGCCAATAGCTATAATAAATGACCGTTTTTCTGCTTGTTATTTTACTCTGAAGATAAAAGAAGCTGCTCTTCGGCAGCGTGAAGCTTTAAAGAAACTCATGAAGAACTCATCCAGCGATTCAAATATCAATGTTAACTTGCGAGACATATACGCACGCAGTGTCATGGACATGTTGCggttaaaaagcagagagagagcaAGTACAAGGAGCAGTGGTGCAGATGAATTTTGGTTTTGA